Below is a window of Synechococcus sp. RSCCF101 DNA.
TGCCCGCGCCGGTGGCCGCGCCGTTCTGCCGGAGTGCGGCAAGGAGTTCAACCCCGGTCTCCGCTGAGCCGATGAGGATGCCGCGATGACGCTTCACCCCCAACCGAACAGGATCAGCGCCCGATCGGTCACCGGACTGGCGGCGACGGCGGTGCTCCTGCTGTTGCAGGGTTGTGCCTTCCTCCCGCTGGGGCGCTGGCTTCCATGGAGTTCGGAAGGACCGGAGCTCGAGCTCAGCCTCCCCGGCCAGCCTCCTGGACCCGAAACGGATGTGCCCGGGGAGGGCTCGGCAACGGAGCCGGAGCCCGAGAGCAGTGAGCGGCGTGTGGTGTCCACAGGGCTGCCCTACCTGCGTGAGTCGCTGGCCACCGAGCTCAGGGAGAGTCGGGCCACGCTGGAAGCGGAGGTGGCCCGCTTCGATGACCGTCTCAGGACGATCAGGCTGAAGGCCGAGGAAGCGGCCGCGGAGGCCGCCCAGCAGACCGAGTGATGGCCGTCCGCCGACTCCCTAGGAATCTGTCGCGCGTAGATCAGCGGACACTCTCTCCACAGGCGCCGGCGAATCTGCCCAGACCCCAATGACTGCAATGGTTCTGCGGGCGAGAATGGGTCATGGTCAAGCCCAAGTCCTTCCGTCCCTGGAACCCTGAGCAGACCCTGCTGTTGCCACCGTCCCCGGTGGAGTGGCTGCCTGAGAACCACCTGGTGTTCTTCCTGCTGGATCTGGCCGCTGAACTGGATCTCGAGGCAATTCACGCCGTTTACCGCCAGAAGGATCCACGGGGGGAGAAGGCGTACGACCCCAGGATGATGGTGGTGCTGCTCCTGTACGCCTACTGCGTCGGTCTGCCCAGCTCGCGCAGGATTGAGAAGGCCTGCTGGGAGGACGCTGCCTTCCGGGTGCTCACCGGCAACCAGCAGCCCGATCACAGCCGGATCAGCGAGTTCCGCCGCCGTCACCTCGGCGCCCTGGCCGGGCTGTTTGTTCAGGTGCTGCGGCTCTGCCAGAAGGCGGGGCTGGTGAGCCTGGGTCATGTGGCCCTCGATGGCACCAAGGTCCGGGCCAATGCCAGCAGGCACAAGGCGATGAGCCACGAGCGGATGCTCAAAAGCGAGAAGCAGCTGGAGACCGAGATGCGGGCGCTGCTGCGCAAGGCGGAGCTCCTCGATGCCCAGGAGGACGGCCAGTACGGCAAGGGCAAACGTGGCGATGAACTGCCGCCGGAGCTGCAGCGACGCGCCAGCCGGCTGGAGTGGATCCGCAAGGCCAAGGCGGAGCTGGAGGCAGAAGCCGCAGCTGCCAACGCCCGCCAACGAGAGGAGCAGGCCGAGGTTGCCGAGCAGGACATGGCAGACGCGGAGGACAGCGGGGATGCCAGGGCCAGCAAGCGGGCAGTGCGTCGCGTGCGAGGTGCCCGCAAGCGAGCCGATGATGCCCAGAAGCTGGCGATCGAAACCGCCCTGGCGGCAGGTCTGGAATCACCTCAGATCAGGGCAGCCCGAGATCCGCTGGCCATGCCGAGCAGGCAGCTGCCCACCGATGCAGCCGGCAACCCCAAACTCCAGGCCCAGCGCAATGTCATCGACCCGGACAGCCACATCCTCAAAGGCTCCGGCGGCTGGGTTCAGGGTTACAACGCCCAGGCCGCCGTGGATGGGGATCACCAGGTGATCGTGGCCATCGGGGTGAGCAACCAGCCCAGTGATGCGG
It encodes the following:
- a CDS encoding IS1182 family transposase, with the protein product MVKPKSFRPWNPEQTLLLPPSPVEWLPENHLVFFLLDLAAELDLEAIHAVYRQKDPRGEKAYDPRMMVVLLLYAYCVGLPSSRRIEKACWEDAAFRVLTGNQQPDHSRISEFRRRHLGALAGLFVQVLRLCQKAGLVSLGHVALDGTKVRANASRHKAMSHERMLKSEKQLETEMRALLRKAELLDAQEDGQYGKGKRGDELPPELQRRASRLEWIRKAKAELEAEAAAANARQREEQAEVAEQDMADAEDSGDARASKRAVRRVRGARKRADDAQKLAIETALAAGLESPQIRAARDPLAMPSRQLPTDAAGNPKLQAQRNVIDPDSHILKGSGGWVQGYNAQAAVDGDHQVIVAIGVSNQPSDAVHLLPMLERVQANTGQVPEALIADAGYCSTSNLEACEQRGLAAYISTSRQRHGQRPRPSRGPAPRGLDARGRMDRKLRSKAGQATYALRKTIVEPVFGQIKGARGLDRFRLRGLEKANGEWALMATTHNILKLFRASLAMA